The following coding sequences lie in one Spirosoma sp. KUDC1026 genomic window:
- a CDS encoding alpha/beta fold hydrolase translates to MAKALFTFVDPKYYLFFNSTDSGKQAARLFLDRLKERTENRDKEVGLSNLQAQLHAIKVWGHESPADLSGFTLPVLVINGDHDRMVPTSNSYDLAKRLPNAQLHIYENSAHGAIFQYHDDFVKRALTFYAA, encoded by the coding sequence ATGGCCAAAGCATTATTTACGTTCGTTGACCCTAAATATTACCTGTTTTTCAACTCGACCGACTCCGGTAAACAGGCCGCGCGTCTGTTCCTGGATCGCCTGAAGGAGCGGACCGAAAACCGGGATAAAGAGGTCGGACTTAGTAATTTACAGGCTCAACTCCACGCCATTAAGGTATGGGGACATGAGTCACCCGCCGATCTGTCGGGATTCACGCTGCCCGTGCTGGTGATCAATGGCGACCACGACCGGATGGTGCCCACGTCCAACTCCTACGATCTGGCCAAACGGCTCCCCAACGCGCAGTTGCACATCTACGAGAATTCCGCCCACGGCGCTATTTTTCAGTATCACGATGATTTTGTAAAACGCGCACTGACTTTTTACGCAGCCTGA
- a CDS encoding alpha/beta fold hydrolase gives MTTHQSTYATVPTEFITAANGITFAYRRLGQKQTVPIIYFGHLTANLDNADPSIMDALATRHEIISFDYRGVGASSGDDAESIADMAKDGLAFIKALGYEKVDILAFSMGGFITQELMALEPTLVRKLILAGTGPRGAKASAMSSGLRTWTWPKHYLRSLTLNITCFSTRPTPVNRPRVCSWIA, from the coding sequence ATGACAACCCACCAGTCAACCTATGCCACGGTACCCACCGAGTTCATCACCGCTGCCAACGGCATCACGTTCGCTTATCGCCGGCTTGGTCAGAAACAGACGGTTCCGATCATTTATTTCGGTCATTTGACGGCCAATCTGGACAATGCCGACCCCAGCATTATGGATGCGCTGGCCACCCGGCACGAAATCATTTCATTCGATTATCGGGGCGTAGGTGCTTCGTCGGGCGACGATGCCGAATCCATTGCCGATATGGCGAAAGACGGACTGGCATTTATCAAGGCGCTGGGCTACGAAAAAGTAGATATTCTGGCCTTCTCGATGGGTGGTTTTATCACGCAGGAACTGATGGCGCTTGAACCTACTCTGGTGCGGAAACTGATTCTGGCCGGCACGGGTCCACGGGGGGCGAAGGCATCAGCGATGTCGTCGGGCTTACGTACCTGGACATGGCCAAAGCATTATTTACGTTCGTTGACCCTAAATATTACCTGTTTTTCAACTCGACCGACTCCGGTAAACAGGCCGCGCGTCTGTTCCTGGATCGCCTGA
- a CDS encoding SDR family oxidoreductase yields the protein MKTTGNAVFISGGSAGIGLAIAKKLSAAGNKIIINGRSAERLQKALGELENAVAIQGDLSLEADRIRIARELAEQHPDVNIVVNNAGAAFMNNLSDSANNTAEKAYQEINTNYLSIVDFTSKLLPLLLIQDDAAIVNVTSIAVFRGNKYLPTYSASKAALHSYTQGLRDTFADNDKLNIYELYPPLVNTEFSAEIGGAKGIPASEVADELFLALATDQFEVPVGDAKRFHQLAESLSANSH from the coding sequence ATGAAAACAACAGGAAATGCCGTATTTATTAGCGGAGGTAGCGCAGGCATTGGGCTAGCGATTGCCAAAAAACTGAGCGCAGCGGGCAACAAGATCATCATCAACGGACGCAGTGCCGAACGGCTGCAAAAAGCTCTGGGCGAACTGGAGAATGCGGTAGCCATTCAGGGCGATCTGTCGCTGGAAGCGGACCGGATTCGGATCGCCCGTGAACTGGCAGAACAGCATCCGGACGTCAATATCGTTGTCAACAATGCGGGGGCTGCGTTTATGAACAACCTGAGCGACAGCGCCAATAACACGGCCGAGAAAGCCTACCAGGAGATCAATACGAATTATTTGAGTATCGTTGATTTTACGTCGAAACTACTGCCCCTGTTACTAATACAGGACGATGCGGCCATCGTCAACGTAACGTCTATTGCGGTTTTCCGGGGTAACAAATACCTGCCGACGTACTCGGCCAGTAAGGCCGCTCTGCACAGCTACACCCAGGGCTTGCGCGATACGTTTGCCGACAACGATAAACTGAACATCTACGAATTATATCCGCCCCTGGTTAATACGGAATTTTCGGCCGAGATAGGGGGCGCCAAGGGCATTCCAGCGTCGGAAGTAGCCGACGAACTGTTTCTGGCGCTGGCCACCGACCAGTTTGAGGTGCCGGTTGGCGATGCCAAACGATTTCATCAGTTAGCTGAGTCGCTTTCAGCCAATAGCCATTGA
- a CDS encoding TetR/AcrR family transcriptional regulator: protein MLTKAERTKQFILETAVPLYNTKGIAGVSIDDVLAATKLTKGCLYGHFQSKEDLSEQVIDLALRKTTDRMRQAIYNAKTAKAKVFAFLDFYKDPIQTFIPGGCPIFNTAVEADDSYPIIKQKVASLIRIGQQELTQVLEAGIQNGEFPTNLDPKAFAFKLVAAVEGGLIMCRILDSVGPMQTLIKSLKSELAQYKP, encoded by the coding sequence ATGCTGACGAAAGCCGAAAGAACAAAGCAGTTTATTCTGGAAACGGCAGTTCCCCTGTATAATACAAAGGGAATCGCTGGAGTAAGCATAGACGATGTGCTTGCTGCTACAAAGCTGACGAAAGGCTGCCTATATGGGCATTTCCAGAGCAAAGAAGATCTCTCTGAGCAGGTCATCGATTTGGCACTGCGTAAAACTACCGACCGAATGCGCCAGGCTATTTACAACGCCAAAACGGCAAAAGCGAAGGTGTTTGCCTTTCTGGATTTTTACAAAGATCCAATCCAGACCTTTATTCCAGGTGGGTGCCCTATTTTTAATACGGCTGTCGAAGCTGATGACAGCTACCCGATTATCAAACAAAAGGTGGCCTCTTTGATCAGAATCGGTCAGCAGGAGCTTACGCAGGTGCTGGAAGCCGGTATTCAAAACGGCGAATTCCCGACCAATCTGGACCCGAAGGCCTTTGCCTTTAAACTCGTGGCTGCGGTAGAGGGCGGGCTCATCATGTGCAGAATCCTGGACTCCGTAGGGCCGATGCAAACATTGATTAAAAGCCTGAAATCGGAACTGGCCCAATACAAGCCTTAA
- a CDS encoding TIGR01777 family oxidoreductase, protein MKQTILITGGTGLIGRRLTELLQQQGYQISYLSRSTKSIPGVNVYQWDVKKGHLDPQAIMTADHIIHLAGAGVADERWTDDRKEEILNSRTQSTALLAQALAKNPHKVKSFIGSSAIGYYGSDTGDRPLNETSSGGSDFLAQVTRAWERSEDQVAALGIRTVKLRIGVVLAQDGGALPKLAQPIRLGAGAPLASGQQYISWIHLDDLCRLFIQAVEDESWQGVYNAVAPGPVTNETLTRDIAKVLRRPLILPNIPAFAIKLMFGEMATTVTGGNYVLNKRITDETSFQYQYADLNRALENLLKS, encoded by the coding sequence ATGAAACAGACTATCCTTATTACCGGCGGCACGGGCCTTATTGGCCGTCGTCTGACAGAGTTATTACAGCAACAGGGGTACCAGATCAGTTACCTCAGCCGGTCAACGAAATCAATTCCGGGGGTTAACGTCTATCAATGGGACGTCAAGAAAGGTCATCTCGATCCGCAGGCAATCATGACGGCCGATCATATCATTCATCTGGCCGGGGCGGGTGTGGCTGATGAGAGATGGACCGATGACCGGAAAGAAGAAATTCTCAATAGCCGGACGCAATCCACAGCGTTGCTGGCGCAGGCGCTGGCCAAAAATCCGCATAAAGTGAAATCGTTCATTGGCTCCTCGGCCATTGGCTATTACGGCAGTGATACCGGCGACCGTCCCTTGAACGAAACCAGCTCCGGTGGTTCTGATTTTCTGGCGCAGGTCACCCGTGCCTGGGAGCGCTCCGAAGATCAGGTAGCTGCCCTCGGCATCCGGACGGTGAAGCTGCGGATTGGCGTCGTATTGGCGCAGGACGGCGGGGCTCTGCCTAAACTGGCACAACCAATCCGGCTGGGTGCTGGCGCTCCGCTGGCTTCCGGGCAACAGTATATTTCCTGGATTCACCTCGACGACCTATGCCGACTCTTTATCCAGGCTGTTGAGGACGAGTCGTGGCAGGGGGTTTATAACGCCGTAGCACCGGGTCCAGTAACGAACGAAACGCTAACTCGCGACATCGCCAAAGTTCTGCGTCGCCCACTAATTCTACCCAATATTCCGGCGTTCGCGATCAAACTGATGTTCGGTGAAATGGCGACGACCGTCACGGGCGGGAACTACGTTCTCAACAAACGTATCACCGACGAAACGAGCTTCCAGTATCAATACGCAGATCTGAACCGGGCGTTGGAAAATCTGCTGAAGTCGTAA
- a CDS encoding regulatory protein RecX, which produces MTDYLKDALRKAALFCAYQERTQQEVRDRLKDWGVLGDDAEEVIAELIQQNYLNEERFAKSFAGGKFRVKSWGKRKIKQHLQQRGITGYNLDQAMKEIAPDDYQTTLTELLDKKRRSLRDDNPLVIKQKLVRYALSKGYESDLIFSVLGSEESGF; this is translated from the coding sequence ATGACCGACTATCTGAAAGACGCCCTGCGCAAGGCCGCCCTGTTCTGCGCCTATCAGGAACGCACGCAGCAGGAAGTTCGCGACCGCCTGAAAGATTGGGGTGTATTAGGAGATGATGCGGAGGAGGTGATTGCCGAACTCATTCAGCAGAACTACCTGAATGAAGAGCGTTTTGCCAAAAGTTTTGCCGGAGGAAAATTTCGTGTTAAAAGCTGGGGAAAACGGAAAATCAAGCAACATCTACAGCAACGCGGCATCACGGGTTATAACCTCGACCAGGCTATGAAGGAGATTGCTCCCGACGATTACCAGACCACGCTGACCGAACTGCTCGACAAAAAACGCCGGAGCCTGCGCGACGACAATCCACTGGTGATCAAGCAAAAACTCGTGCGGTATGCGCTCAGCAAAGGGTATGAATCAGACCTGATCTTCTCGGTCTTGGGCAGCGAAGAGTCCGGCTTCTGA
- a CDS encoding glycosyltransferase family 4 protein has protein sequence MPSLFLDTERMSNLTSGLGQVCLNLGLELVRQQPPGWEITFLVPKDQVGVFGPSAKYIVASRWRRVLHPWSFDVWHSLYQGSRFLPQRQSKLIYTILDLNYLSMPEYSDARKARQKRRYQHAIDQASVITTISVYVAKDVKRQLNVPPTTPVEAIYCGVNTPSSLPTQPPTIKPDKPFLFFIGMMQPYKNVHTMLPILKAFPQYRLVLAGPDKPAYSQQIREQAQQLGVADRVLLAGPVDEATKWWLYANCDALLFPSRLEGFGIPVVEAMAFGKPVFSSTLTSLPEVGGDEAFYFSDFEPNTVVETFRHGMDTYRNDPTMPDRLRAQSQKFSWAAVAADYWKLYQRV, from the coding sequence ATGCCCAGCCTTTTTCTCGATACCGAACGGATGTCTAACCTCACCAGCGGATTAGGACAGGTTTGTCTGAACCTGGGCCTCGAACTGGTCCGGCAGCAACCGCCGGGCTGGGAGATTACGTTTCTGGTTCCCAAGGATCAGGTAGGCGTTTTTGGGCCATCGGCAAAATACATCGTAGCGAGTCGCTGGCGCCGGGTGCTGCACCCCTGGTCGTTCGATGTGTGGCATTCCCTGTACCAGGGATCCCGGTTTTTGCCGCAACGCCAGAGCAAGCTGATTTACACGATTCTGGACCTGAACTACCTGTCCATGCCCGAATACTCAGATGCACGGAAAGCCAGGCAGAAACGACGCTATCAGCACGCCATTGATCAGGCATCGGTCATAACGACCATTTCGGTCTACGTAGCCAAGGACGTAAAGAGACAGTTGAACGTCCCTCCGACGACACCCGTTGAAGCCATTTATTGCGGTGTCAATACCCCCAGCAGTCTACCAACCCAGCCTCCAACTATCAAGCCAGACAAGCCCTTTCTGTTCTTTATCGGGATGATGCAACCGTATAAAAACGTGCATACGATGTTGCCCATTCTGAAAGCGTTTCCCCAATACCGGCTGGTACTGGCCGGACCAGACAAACCCGCTTACAGCCAGCAGATTCGGGAGCAGGCGCAACAGCTGGGAGTGGCCGACCGGGTGTTGCTCGCTGGCCCGGTTGACGAAGCGACCAAATGGTGGCTCTACGCCAACTGCGACGCGCTCCTGTTTCCGTCCCGACTCGAAGGCTTTGGCATTCCGGTAGTCGAGGCCATGGCTTTTGGCAAACCGGTCTTTTCTTCCACCCTGACCAGCCTGCCCGAAGTAGGGGGCGACGAAGCATTCTATTTTTCCGATTTCGAGCCAAATACCGTGGTTGAGACGTTCCGCCACGGTATGGACACGTACCGAAACGACCCCACCATGCCAGATCGGCTGCGGGCACAGAGCCAGAAATTCAGCTGGGCCGCCGTTGCCGCCGACTACTGGAAACTGTACCAGCGTGTTTAG
- a CDS encoding ArnT family glycosyltransferase produces the protein MKTFSVAFFILFVALLLTCYHRTEHFDDAWFAEQSYWLVRDGWVRSELFRGLNGWEDRIYVFHKLFIYAGALVMKLFGFSLPASKLLTTFCALIAGYLIWVYNQRASKKQQLLALILYFGCGAIIRYFSINRPEIMCMLFGLGSYLALDRPNNKPSNVLLAGCLAGLAALTHLNGIIYLVAGAGWLLVKTNWRAVIWFSLFGGLTLSIYGLDALADNQFNAMLDQFVNDPATQSNFKLIDKLYVMLNYHQLFFHSHGEVPLSVLVLLCVLIFRRALSLSQSVPLYLTLLIVAFWLLTKSNFDFYYILFVPWFVLLASQCLTVYLPDSPVWQQRAGTGVLIIYYGFALFSIGKVLEENYTTRYVPAYNNTLAQHMPDRQTKVIAPISFFFGQIENYRIHGLSYYSAKHETASLEEFFRLAAQENAKYVVSDGYKTASYVIPLDVPDRIGTYQLIFRDDMTSIYERQP, from the coding sequence TTGAAGACATTTTCCGTTGCTTTTTTTATCCTGTTCGTTGCTCTCCTGCTTACCTGCTACCACCGGACTGAGCACTTCGACGACGCCTGGTTTGCCGAACAGTCTTACTGGCTAGTGCGGGATGGGTGGGTTCGGTCCGAGTTGTTCCGAGGGCTGAACGGCTGGGAAGATCGGATCTATGTTTTTCACAAACTGTTTATTTACGCGGGCGCTTTGGTAATGAAGCTGTTTGGTTTCTCACTACCCGCCAGCAAGCTTCTTACGACCTTCTGTGCGCTTATCGCTGGTTACCTGATCTGGGTTTATAACCAGCGAGCGTCGAAAAAGCAGCAGTTGTTAGCTCTTATTCTGTATTTCGGTTGTGGAGCGATCATCCGGTATTTTTCAATCAACAGGCCCGAGATCATGTGTATGCTGTTCGGGCTAGGCTCTTATCTGGCGCTGGACAGACCGAACAACAAACCATCCAATGTACTACTCGCGGGTTGCCTGGCGGGTTTGGCCGCGCTGACCCACTTAAACGGTATAATTTATCTGGTTGCGGGAGCTGGTTGGTTACTGGTAAAAACGAATTGGCGAGCAGTAATCTGGTTCAGCTTATTCGGCGGCCTTACCCTAAGTATATACGGCCTCGATGCGTTGGCCGACAATCAGTTTAACGCCATGCTTGATCAGTTTGTCAACGATCCGGCAACGCAATCCAATTTTAAGCTGATTGACAAGCTGTATGTTATGCTCAACTACCACCAACTATTTTTTCATAGTCACGGAGAAGTTCCCTTGAGCGTTTTGGTGCTTTTGTGTGTGCTTATTTTCCGACGAGCGCTGTCGCTTTCCCAATCCGTACCCTTGTATTTAACGCTGCTTATTGTTGCGTTCTGGCTGTTAACCAAGAGCAACTTTGACTTTTATTACATTCTTTTCGTACCCTGGTTCGTTCTTCTGGCTTCTCAATGCTTGACCGTTTATCTGCCAGACAGCCCTGTCTGGCAGCAACGGGCCGGCACGGGTGTGCTAATCATTTACTATGGCTTTGCGCTGTTCAGCATTGGAAAAGTACTGGAAGAGAATTACACCACTCGTTACGTTCCTGCCTACAACAATACGCTGGCTCAGCACATGCCTGACCGGCAAACAAAGGTTATCGCTCCAATCAGCTTCTTTTTTGGTCAAATAGAAAACTATCGTATTCACGGATTAAGCTATTACTCTGCAAAACATGAAACAGCTTCGCTGGAAGAGTTCTTTCGGCTAGCGGCTCAGGAAAACGCCAAATATGTAGTGAGCGATGGGTACAAAACGGCCAGCTACGTAATTCCGCTTGATGTACCTGATCGGATAGGTACTTACCAGCTAATCTTCCGGGATGATATGACCAGCATCTATGAACGACAACCGTAG
- a CDS encoding ribonucleotide-diphosphate reductase subunit beta: MLQNEVVEPILQEDKGRFVLFPIQHWDIWEFYKTHEASFWTAEEIDLGQDLKDWASLNDGERHFISHVLAFFAASDGIVNENLAVNFLSEVQYAEAKCFYGFQVMMENIHSETYSLLIDTYIKDPVEKDRLLNAIDTIPCVQKKAEWALRWIDNGTFAERLIAFAAVEGIFFSGSFCSIFWLKKRGLMPGLTFSNELISRDEGLHRDFACMLYTDHIKNKMPESQIYDIIRNAVEIEQEFVSDALPVSLIGMNAELMKQYIAFVADHLLVTLGLRKLYNVANPFDFMDMISLQGKTNFFEKRVGEYQRGEVMSKFRSMKAQAQQPQGAEQMTAQPVAEEPKGFIMDADF, encoded by the coding sequence ATGTTACAAAATGAAGTAGTTGAGCCGATTCTACAGGAAGACAAAGGCCGTTTTGTGTTATTTCCCATTCAGCACTGGGACATCTGGGAATTCTACAAAACGCACGAAGCATCGTTCTGGACGGCCGAAGAAATTGACCTCGGTCAGGATCTGAAAGACTGGGCCAGTCTGAACGATGGTGAACGGCATTTTATCTCGCACGTGCTGGCATTCTTTGCCGCATCGGACGGGATTGTCAACGAAAACCTGGCCGTTAACTTTCTGTCGGAGGTACAGTACGCCGAAGCCAAGTGCTTCTACGGGTTTCAGGTGATGATGGAGAATATTCACTCCGAAACCTACTCGCTGCTGATCGATACGTACATCAAAGATCCGGTAGAAAAAGACCGGTTGCTGAACGCCATCGACACCATTCCCTGCGTACAGAAAAAGGCTGAATGGGCGCTGCGCTGGATTGATAACGGTACGTTCGCCGAACGCCTGATCGCGTTTGCCGCTGTAGAAGGTATCTTCTTCTCGGGTTCGTTCTGCTCGATCTTCTGGCTCAAAAAACGTGGTCTGATGCCGGGGCTGACGTTCTCCAACGAGCTGATCTCGCGTGACGAAGGGCTACACCGTGATTTCGCGTGTATGCTTTATACCGACCACATCAAGAACAAAATGCCCGAATCGCAGATTTACGACATCATTCGTAATGCGGTGGAGATTGAGCAGGAGTTCGTTTCCGATGCGCTTCCTGTATCGCTGATTGGCATGAACGCCGAATTGATGAAACAGTACATTGCGTTCGTCGCCGATCACCTACTGGTGACCCTGGGTCTGCGTAAGCTGTACAACGTAGCAAACCCCTTTGATTTCATGGATATGATCTCGCTGCAGGGTAAAACGAACTTCTTCGAGAAGCGCGTGGGTGAGTATCAACGCGGTGAAGTCATGTCGAAATTCCGCTCCATGAAAGCACAGGCGCAACAGCCGCAGGGCGCTGAACAGATGACTGCGCAGCCAGTGGCCGAAGAACCGAAAGGGTTCATTATGGACGCCGATTTCTAA